CCCGGCGCACACATCCCCGAGATCCGTAAGTCTCCCGAGGCTCCGGAAGACGAGGCCCGCTGATGAAGAAGTTCGACAGGGAGCGCGTGCTCCTCGCGGTGGCCGGACCGGTCATCGCGCTCGCCGTGGCCTTCGCCCTGAGCGCGATCGTGCTGGTCTCCTCGGGCAAGAACCCGGTCGAGCCGTTCTCGATCATGTTCGAGCAGGCCTCGTTCTCCGACATCCAGGTCCTGATCATCAACCAGGCCTCGATGTACTACATCGCCGCGCTCGCGGTGGCCATCGGCTTCCGGATGAACCTGTTCAACATCGGCGTCGACGGCCAGTACCAGCTCGCCGCCATGATGGCCGCGATCGTCGGCGCCCACGCCAACCTGCCGGCCGCCCTCCAGGTCCCGCTGCTGCTCCTGACCGCCGCCTGCACCGGCGCCTTCTGGTCCGGCATCGCCGGTGTCCTCAAGGTCACCCGCGGGGTCAGCGAGGTCGTCGCGACGATCATGCTCAACGCGATCGCCACCTCCGTCATCGCCTACCTGTGGCTGCCGAACGTCTTCGGCGTCAAGGTCGGCAACAACAACACCACCGGCGACATGCACTCCTCGGGCTGGGTGCCCGGCATCGACATGGGCGCGGCCGGCGAGATCTACGGCCTGGTCATCCTCGCCGTGCTGCTCGGCATCGGCTACTGGGTCGCCCTCAACCGCACCCGCTTCGGCTTCGACCTGCGCGCCTCCGGCGCCTCGGAGTCCGCCGCCGCGGCCAGTGGTGTCGACCCCAAGCGCATGGTGCTCACGGCCATGCTGCTCTCCGGCGGCATCGCCGGTCTCGCGGGCCTGCCGATCCTGCTCGGCGACGCGCACACCTACAACCTGAACTTCCCCACCGGCATCGGCTTCCTCGGCATCGGCATCGCCCTGCTGGGCCGCAACAGCCCGGTCGGCATCGCCTTCGCCGCCCTGCTGTGGGCGTGGCTCGACAAGGCCTCGCCCGAGCTGGACTTCCACGGATACGACAAGGAGATCGCGGTCATCATGCAAGGCCTGATCGTGCTCTCGGTCGTCGTCTCCTACGAGGCCGTCCGCGAGTGGGGCCTGCGCCGCCAGCAGCGCCGGGTCGGCGCGGAGCTGGCCGCCGGTCACGTCCTCGGCTCCTCCGAATCCACCGACGGCAACAACTCCCTGAAGGAGGTGGCCGGCCGATGACCACCGTGACCGACCTCAACCAGCCCACGCTGCAGCCCGCGGCGCCGACCGGCCGCCGCCTGTCGTGGCCCGTCCTGCTGCTGATCATCGCCGGCGGACTGGCGCTCACCTCGATCGTCCGCCTCATCACCGGCGCCGACGGCATCACGAACGTCAGCCAGATGTCCACCGCGCTCCAGCTCGCCGTGCCGATCGGCCTCGCCGGCCTCGGCGGCCTGTGGGCCGAGCGCGCGGGCGTCGTCAACATCGGCCTCGAGGGCATGATGATCCTCGGCACCTGGTTCGGTGCCTGGGCCGGATTCCAGTGGGGCCCGTGGACCGGTGTCCTGGTCGGCATCATCGGCGGCGCGATCGGCGGCCTGCTGCACGCCATCGTCACCGTCACCTTCAACGTCAACCACATCGTCTCCGGTGTGGCCATCAACATCCTCGCCCTCGGCGCCACCCGCTACCTCGCCCCCCTCGCCTTCGAGGGCCACCAGGGCGGCTCCGCCAAGCAGTCACCGGCGGTGGACTCCCTCGGCGACTTCACGGTTCCCGGCCTGTCCGACGCGCTCAGGGACCTCAACGAAAAGGGCTGGTTCCTGATCTCGGACATCGCCGGCCTGCTCGGCGGGCTGGTCACCAACGTCTCCTGGCTGACCCTGATCGCCGTGGCGCTGGTCCCCGCCAGCTGGTGGATCCTGTGGCGCACCGCCTTCGGCCTGCGCCTGCGCTCCTGCGGTGAGAACCCGGTCGCCGCGGAGTCCCTCGGCGTCAACGTCTACAAGTACAAGTACCTGGCCGTGATCATCTCCGGCGGCCTGGCCGGCCTAGGCGGCGTCTTCCTCTCCACCGTGGCCAACCCCTTCTACCTGGAGGGCCAGGTCAGCGGCCGCGGCTACATCGGTCTCGCCGCGATGATCTTCGGCAACTGGATGCCGGGCGGTCTCGCCATCGGCGCGGGCCTGTTCGGCTACACCGACAGCCTCAACCTGCGCGGCGGCTCCGTGAACGTCCACGCGCTGCTGCTGCTCGGCGCGCTGCTGCTGATCATCGGCGCGATCTGGCTGGTGGTCCGGAAGAAGTACGTCCAGGCCGTGATCACCGCGGTCGTCGGCGCCCTGGTCTTCGCCTGGTACGCCGCCACCGACGAGGTCCCGAACCAGGTCGTCTCCGCCACCCCGTACGTCATCACGCTCGTCGTCCTCGCCCTGTCGGCCCAGCGCCTGCGGATGCCGAAGGCGGACGGCATGCCGTACCGGAAGGGACAGGGCAAGTGACCGACGTCGACTGGGAGGCACTGCGTACGGCGGCCCGGGACGCCATGTCCCGGGCGTACGCCCCGTACTCGGGCTACCCGGTCGGCGCCGCCGCCCTGGTCGACGACGGCCGCACGGTGACGGGCTGCAATGTCGAGAACGCCTCCTACGGCATCGGCCTGTGCGCCGAATGCGGGCTGGTCTCGCAGCTGCAGCTCACCGGCGGCGGCCGGCTGACGCACTTCGTGTGCGTGGACGGGCGGGGCGAGGTCCTCGTCCCGTGCGGCCGCTGCCGCCAGCTGCTGTACGAGTTCGGCGGCCCGGGCATGCTCCTGGAGACCCCGGCGGGCATCCTGCCGCTGTCCTGGATGCTGCCGCAGGCCTTCGGGCCGGGGCATCTCACCAAGTAACTCCCGTGCGGCCCCTCTGAGTCGCTCGCGCCAGTCGCTCAGGGGGCCGCGCGGTTTCTGAATGTTTTTCGGAAGGAAGGCCAAGCCATGGCCATGGACGCCATCTCCGTCATCCGCACCAAGCGGGACCGCGGTGAGCTCAGCGACGAGCAGATCGACTGGGTCATCGACGCGTACACCCGCGGGGAGGTCGCCGACGAGCAGATGTCCGCGCTCGCCATGGCGATCCTGCTCAACGGCATGAACCGCCGGGAGATCGCCCGCTGGACGGCCGCGATGATCGCCTCCGGCGAGCGCATGGACTTCTCGACGCTGTCCCGCCCGACCGCGGACAAGCACTCGACGGGCGGCGTCGGCGACAAGATCACCCTCCCGCTGGCCCCGCTGGTGGCGGCGTGCGGCGCGGCGGTCCCACAGCTGTCGGGCCGGGGCCTGGGCCACACCGGCGGCACGCTGGACAAGCTGGAGTCGATCCCCGGCTGGCGGGCACTGCTCTCGAACGAGGAGATGCTCTCGGTCCTGGACGGCGCC
The nucleotide sequence above comes from Streptomyces sp. NL15-2K. Encoded proteins:
- a CDS encoding ABC transporter permease, giving the protein MKKFDRERVLLAVAGPVIALAVAFALSAIVLVSSGKNPVEPFSIMFEQASFSDIQVLIINQASMYYIAALAVAIGFRMNLFNIGVDGQYQLAAMMAAIVGAHANLPAALQVPLLLLTAACTGAFWSGIAGVLKVTRGVSEVVATIMLNAIATSVIAYLWLPNVFGVKVGNNNTTGDMHSSGWVPGIDMGAAGEIYGLVILAVLLGIGYWVALNRTRFGFDLRASGASESAAAASGVDPKRMVLTAMLLSGGIAGLAGLPILLGDAHTYNLNFPTGIGFLGIGIALLGRNSPVGIAFAALLWAWLDKASPELDFHGYDKEIAVIMQGLIVLSVVVSYEAVREWGLRRQQRRVGAELAAGHVLGSSESTDGNNSLKEVAGR
- a CDS encoding ABC transporter permease, producing MTTVTDLNQPTLQPAAPTGRRLSWPVLLLIIAGGLALTSIVRLITGADGITNVSQMSTALQLAVPIGLAGLGGLWAERAGVVNIGLEGMMILGTWFGAWAGFQWGPWTGVLVGIIGGAIGGLLHAIVTVTFNVNHIVSGVAINILALGATRYLAPLAFEGHQGGSAKQSPAVDSLGDFTVPGLSDALRDLNEKGWFLISDIAGLLGGLVTNVSWLTLIAVALVPASWWILWRTAFGLRLRSCGENPVAAESLGVNVYKYKYLAVIISGGLAGLGGVFLSTVANPFYLEGQVSGRGYIGLAAMIFGNWMPGGLAIGAGLFGYTDSLNLRGGSVNVHALLLLGALLLIIGAIWLVVRKKYVQAVITAVVGALVFAWYAATDEVPNQVVSATPYVITLVVLALSAQRLRMPKADGMPYRKGQGK
- a CDS encoding cytidine deaminase, which gives rise to MTDVDWEALRTAARDAMSRAYAPYSGYPVGAAALVDDGRTVTGCNVENASYGIGLCAECGLVSQLQLTGGGRLTHFVCVDGRGEVLVPCGRCRQLLYEFGGPGMLLETPAGILPLSWMLPQAFGPGHLTK